TCTGGCGGCTGACCACTCCGGTGTGGAGGGTCGTGCGCCGACCGCTGCCCCTCGCGCTCGCCGTCGCGGCGCTCGCGGCGGCCTCCCCCGACATCGGCGACGACCTCGACCTCCAGCGTGTCCTGCAGTTTCTGCCCTTCTTCGTGCTCGGGCTCTGCCTGAAGCCGGAGCACTTCCACCTGATCCGCCGCCGTGAGGCGCGCATCCTGTCCGTGCCCGTCTTCGCGATCGCCCTGGCCGTCGCCTACTGGGCGGCGCCGCGGATGAACGCCGCCTGGTTCTACCGTCGGGACAGCGCACAGGAACTGGGCGCACCCGGCTGGACCGGTGCCGCCATGACGTTCGCCCTCTTCGCCTGCTCCGTGGTCCTCGTCGCCTGCTTCCTCGCCTGGGTTCCGCGGCGCACGACGTGGTTCACCGTGCTCGGTGCCGGGACCCTGTACGGCTATCTGCTGCACGGCTTCCTCGCCAAGGGCTCCCGCTTCTGGGACTGGTACGACCACGCCTGGATCCACCGGCCGCTCGGCGAGATCGCCGTCACCGTCGTCGCCGCCGCGGTGATGACCCTGCTGTGCACCCCGCCCGTACAGCGGACCTTCCGCTTCGTCATGGAGCCGAAGATGCGGTGGGCGTTCCGGCAGAACGCCGTCGATGTCGCGAAGGCCCGGCGGTCGGGGTGACCGGCCCGGCGAGACCGCCCGCACTTCACTTCGAGCGCCTCGGCGCGTCGACACCGGC
The window above is part of the Streptomyces sp. NBC_01428 genome. Proteins encoded here:
- a CDS encoding acyltransferase family protein, with translation MRETLQRSSQEEARLGRPHEDDPQGTAGDGGPRNPSGEDTRPKRTAQREAFFDNAKYLAIVLVAMGHAWEPLRGDSRAAAALYITVYTFHMPAFIIVSGYFSRNFDARPNRIRRLVTGVAVPYVVFEVAYSLFKRWADDDPGFAISLLDPWYLTWFLGALLIWRLTTPVWRVVRRPLPLALAVAALAAASPDIGDDLDLQRVLQFLPFFVLGLCLKPEHFHLIRRREARILSVPVFAIALAVAYWAAPRMNAAWFYRRDSAQELGAPGWTGAAMTFALFACSVVLVACFLAWVPRRTTWFTVLGAGTLYGYLLHGFLAKGSRFWDWYDHAWIHRPLGEIAVTVVAAAVMTLLCTPPVQRTFRFVMEPKMRWAFRQNAVDVAKARRSG